One genomic segment of Arachis duranensis cultivar V14167 chromosome 4, aradu.V14167.gnm2.J7QH, whole genome shotgun sequence includes these proteins:
- the LOC107485703 gene encoding uncharacterized protein At4g14100: MGSATALDNVSVFLLLLPLFLQLSPLMAEEPVPCPATWPDQFHSVLFINRSSSLQKVDLWYDWPNGRNFNIIQHQLGVLSYDLEWDNGTSFYYTLHPFNTTCKVVHFDVGILRPNWLDGATFLGHKNVDNFLCNVWEKADFITYYEDVVTRRPVMWVFSSGMVAHVMTFEVGAVLEDANWQAPVYCFSETDTGSSLLESSIDVVSHGTLIRGIPHTAYA; this comes from the exons ATGGGCTCTGCAACTGCATTAGACAACGTTTCTGTGTTTCTGCTACTTCTTCCTCTGTTTCTTCAGCTGTCGCCGTTAATGGCAGAGGAGCCAGTTCCATGTCCAGCAACATGGCCTGATCAATTCCACTCGGTGCTCTTCATCAACAGAAGCAGTTCCCTGCAGAAGGTAGATTTATGGTACGACTGGCCCAACGGCCGCAACTTCAACATCATCCAGCACCAGTTGGGTGTCCTCTCCTACGACCTTGAATGGGACAATGGCACCTCCTTCTACTACACCCTCCACCCATTCAACACCACCTGCAAGGTGGTACATTTCGATGTTGGCATTCTCCGCCCCAACTGGCTTGACGGCGCTACTTTTCTTGGTCATAAGAATGTTGACAATTTCCTCTGCAATGTTTGGGAGAAGGCTGATTTCATCACCTACTACGAGGATGTAGTTACTCGAAGACCTGTTATGTGGGTCTTCTCCTCTG GAATGGTTGCTCATGTGATGACATTTGAGGTTGGTGCGGTGCTCGAGGATGCCAATTGGCAGGCACCTGTGTATTGTTTTAGTGAGACAGATACCGGCAGCTCACTCTTAGAATCATCTATTGATGTTGTTTCTCATGGGACATTGATCAGAGGGATACCCCATACTGCTTATGCTTAG
- the LOC107485704 gene encoding succinate dehydrogenase assembly factor 2, mitochondrial: MGSLRRGLINIRRFLTSSNSTASPLPRYSLSSPFSSLPADPFSLHIDLSDEESKRRLFNRLIYRSKQRGLLELDLVLGKWVEDNIHSLDESRVRALVHMLDSENPDLWKWLSGQEKPPESVSSNPVFAAVHERVMKNLENHSAPETRATPGQPWVRGWDDIKKGRDGPIAGNQ; the protein is encoded by the exons ATGGGTTCTCTGAGACGAGGTTTAATCAACATCCGGAGATTCCTAACTTCATCTAATTCCACCGCATCTCCTCTTCCTCGCTATTCTCTTTCTTCCCCTTTCAGCTCCCTCCCTGCCGATCCTTTCTCCCTCCATATCGATTTATCTGATGAAGAAAGCAAAAGGCGCTTGTTTAACAG GCTAATTTATAGAAGCAAACAACGAGGGCTCTTGGAACTCGACTTGGTTCTCGGCAAATGGGTGGAGGACAATATTCACTCATTGGATGAAAGTCGTGTTCGAGCTCTCGTTCACATGCTCGACTCG GAGAATCCAGACCTATGGAAGTGGCTATCTGGACAGGAGAAACCCCCAGAATCAGTTAGCAGTAATCCA GTTTTTGCTGCAGTGCATGAAAGAGTTATGAAGAACCTTGAGAACCATTCTGCCCCAGAAACAAGAGCAACACCTGGCCAACCATGGGTAAGGGGTTGGGATGATATCAAGAAAGGTCGGGACGGTCCCATTGCTGGCAATCAGTAG
- the LOC107485685 gene encoding S-protein homolog 3-like, translating into MALIFARTHYAMGGYYNYVAIIRQHLFNNSNYTFLKIENALESNDDLKVHFKSKDTDIGENYLKPHESFESHFRPNVWGCTLFYCWYSWKGGCYWFEIYSDTRDNARHCVEVCAWQIKKKGPCLYIPKDKKSRCYDWNAKPGPL; encoded by the coding sequence ATGGCTCTCATTTTTGCTAGAACTCATTATGCTATGGGTGGTTACTATAATTATGTTGCCATTATTAGGCAACACTTATTCAATAATTCCAACTACACATTTTTGAAGATAGAAAATGCTTTGGAAAGCAATGATGATCTAAAAGTTCATTTCAAATCAAAAGACACTGATATTGGGGAGAACTATCTGAAGCCTCATGAGTCTTTTGAGTCCCATTTTCGACCTAATGTTTGGGGCTGCACACTTTTCTATTGCTGGTATTCATGGAAAGGTGGTTGCTATTGGTTTGAAATATATAGCGATACAAGGGACAATGCAAGACATTGTGTCGAAGTTTGCGCTTGGCAAATTAAGAAAAAGGGACCATGTTTATATATACCTAAAGATAAGAAGTCTCGTTGTTATGATTGGAATGCAAAACCAGGTCCactttga
- the LOC107485684 gene encoding uncharacterized protein LOC107485684, with product MPGTVSVLKTSPVRLGDEVDESKVYFHRLFWTFPPYIEAFQHCKPLMSIDGTHLYGKYGGTLLLAIAQDGNSNILPIAFALVEGENAESWSFFLSNLRAHVTPQEGIIVISDRHNGIKAALEVPETGWLPPRAFRAYCIHHVAANFFLTFKGKDARRMLVNAAYAKTEAEFYYWFDIMRTENPTICDWANQMEYDKWTQHEDSGRRFRHMTTNISECVNSVLKGTRNLPVTSLVKSTYGRHQSEYTVAETTPTRNFSLGSYRVSLKDHTCDCGHFQVLYYPCCHAIACCAYSRLNWASYVHEVYRMSEVFNVYKQGFVPPIPEGLWPPYAGPTIIPDPNMRRAKEGRAKITRIRGSIDQSVENQPKRCGLCRQPGHTRRNCDQRRHAAGGDA from the exons ATGCCTGGGACAGTTTCTGTGTTGAAGACCTCTCCTGTTCGGCTTGGGGATGAGGTTGATGAGTCCAAGGTGTACTTTCATCGACTTTTCTGGACATTTCCACCCTATATCGAGGCATTTCAGCATTGCAAGCCCCTCATGAGTATTGACGGTACCCACTTGTATGGCAAGTATGGAGGGACGCTGCTGCTGGCGATAGCGCAAGATGGGAACTCAAACATCCTCCCGATAGCCTTCGCCCTTGTGGAGGGAGAAAACGCAGAGTCATGGTCATTCTTCTTGTCCAACCTACGAGCGCATGTGACACCACAGGAGGGTATCATTGTTATCTCTGACAGGCATAATGGCATTAAGGCAGCACTTGAGGTCCCTGAGACTGGATGGCTACCTCCACGTGCTTTTCGAGCGTACTGTATTCATCATGTGGCTGCGAATTTTTTTCTTACCTTCAAAGGTAAGGATGCAAGGAGGATGTTGGTGAATGCTGCCTATGCAAAAACTGAAGCAGAGTTTTATTACTGGTTTGACATCATGCGGACTGAGAATCCGACAATATGTGACTGGGCCAACCAGATGGAATACGACAAATGGACCCAACATGAGGATAGTGGTAGACGGTTCAGGCACATGACAACCAACATTAGTGAATGTGTGAACTCCGTGTTAAAGGGAACTCGCAACCTCCCGGTCACATCGTTGGTTAAGTCAACTTACGGGAG GCACCAATCGGAGTACACTGTGGCCGAGACAACACCGACCAGAAACTTCTCGTTGGGTAGCTACAGAGTTTCCCTTAAGGATCACACCTGCGACTGTGGCCACTTTCAAGTACTCTATTATCCTTGTTGCCACGCCATTGCATGTTGCGCCTACTCGCGCCTTAATTGGGCGTCATATGTTCACGAGGTGTATCGTATGAGTGAGGTGTTCAATGTTTACAAGCAGGGTTTTGTTCCGCCTATCCCAGAAGGCCTATGGCCCCCATATGCTGGGCCAACTATCATTCCTGATCCTAACATGAGACGTGCAAAGGAAGGTCGTGCGAAGATAACCAGGATCCGTGGTAGTATAGATCAGTCTGTGGAGAACCAGCCGAAGCGCTGTGGGCTATGCCGTCAGCCTGGGCATACGCGGAGGAACTGTGACCAGCGAAGACATGCTGCTGGAGGGGATGCTTAG
- the LOC107485683 gene encoding S-protein homolog 3-like, whose translation MAHLARTISVLWLLFITTMVPCFGSDLAVSPETSVAIQNLLEDQENLTVHCKAGDHDVGVHTLKPGENFSYHLRPNITGNTIFNCSFAWNHGICRRFDIYEHDEDNMFTNIKWQIYRDGPFI comes from the exons ATGGCTCATCTTGCTAGAACCATTTCAGTGCTATGGCTTCTTTTTATCACTACTATGGTTCCTTGTTTTGGCAGCGATTTAGCAGTGTCACCGGAGACATCTGTGGCGATCCAGAATCTTCTAGAAGACCAAGAGAATCTAACGGTTCATTGCAAAGCAGGGGATCATGATGTTGGGGTGCACACTCTAAAGCCTGGTGAAAATTTCTCGTACCATTTGAGACCTAATATCACTGGAAACACGATTTTCAATTGCAGCTTTGCATGGAATCATGGTATTTGCCGGCGGTTTGATATATATGAACATGATGAAGACAACATGTTTACGAATATCAAGTGGCAAATTTACAGAGATGGACCCT TCATTTGA